CGTACCACCGCTGACCCATCATCTCGGTCTGGCCTGGCACGTCAAGCCGGATCTCGAAGCCGACGCGATGAACGAAGCTGCCCAGGAATTTGTCGGCCACCACGATTTCACGACGTTCCGGCACGCACGCTGCCAGGCGAAGAGCCCGGAAAAAACGCTTGAGGACTTTCGTGTCTTCCGGGACGGCGAATTTGTCATCGCGGAATGTTCCTCCCGGTCGTTCCTGCACAATCAGGTCCGGTCCATGGTTGGTTCGCTGCGGCTTGTCGGCGAAGGCAAATGGGGTCCGGGGGACATCACCAAGGCGCTTCAGGCCCGTGACCGCAAGGCCTGCGGCCCGGTCGCGCCCGCCGATGGACTTTATCTGACGCGCGTCGACTACCGCCCTGCGGAAACCGACATCGAATTGTTGCGGGAATGGCAGGACAAGAAGGCCGCGGACATCGAGGCGGACTAGGGTGCGGACCCCTAAATGAAGTCAATTTGGTTTGGATCGTTTTGATCAACTGCGAGAAGCGAAAGCGCAGGAAATGTGGTTCATTTTCAAGACTTTCGCGACGATGAAGATGGCCGAAACGGCGAAATCCGAACGACGGCAAAATGGCTTTACCTCGCAGCGTCACCGCGCTTGACCGGGCATAAAGCCGGCTCTGCGCACGCTTCCTCGCGAGATTTTGCCATTTCTGCCGCCAAATCGGCTGCATTTATGGGTCCGTACCCTAAGCGAAAGACGGCTGCCCCTAGCCAAATCCGCTGAAGATATCGCCGACATGAGCCAGGATGATCCCAATAATGATCATGGCTGCGAGGATCATGACCATCCAGAGGTACAGTTGAAGACCGACCGCGAGGCCGCCGAACCCCACGGCGGCAAGCGTAACGCGCCTGTTTTCCCGAAGGACGTAGCCCACGCTGCCCAGAATGATCGCAATCCCGCCGAGAATATAGGCGACGGTCGAGAGCGTGCGGTCGAGGCTCCACGGCCGCGCCTGGGGCGGCGGTAACTCTTCACCCTTGAACTTCTTCAGGGCGGATGCGCTGATGTCCGCGGCGATTTCGCCGATCGACTGCCCGACGGTCGGTCGCGGGTCGAGCGGACCGGCACTGTGCAGAAAAAGCACCATGACGATCGCGATCGCACCCAACGCCATGCCGGCAATTCCCGACCAGGGTGTCCTTGCTTTAACCGCTTCACTCATGCCCCGTCCTCGCAAAGGTGGTTGTCATGCATACGGGACACATTTTGCCACGGCGAGGCTAAGGTTGTCTTTAGGCAAGGTGCGCCAATTCGCGGGTCACTGAAAAACTTCGTTAATTTACCGCATCTTGTGAGCTCTCTTCGGGGATCACCACACATTTCTTGTAGAGATGCCAGGTCGTGTGTCCGAGAACGGGCAGGACCACGATCAGGCCGAGGAACGCCGGCACCATCGACACGATCAGCAGCGCCGTCACGACAAGCGCCCAGCCGATCATCGGGATTGGGGAGGTGACGACGGCGCGCACGCTGGTGATCATCGCGGTGATGAAGTCGCGGTCTTCCTCCAGCAGCAGCGGAAAGGAAATCACGGTCAGGGAGAACAGGATTAATGACAGGATGGCACCGACGACATGTCCGACCGCGAGGAACATCAGGCCTTCCGGTGTGGTGATGACCTCCGTCAGAAATTCGTCGAACGTCGCGAAGGACTTGAACCCGAGGAACAGGGCCAGCAGCAGCCTGACCTGGTACATCCACATGATCTGGATGAAAAGCACGACAAAGGCCATCCAGGACAGCTCGCGGCTCTTCTGCGCCCACATGGTTCCCAGGATGGCGGACCAGGAGAGTTCCTCGCCCGTCGACAGCCGACGGCTGACTTCATAGAGGCCGACCGCGGCAAACGGGCCGATCAGGACAAAACCGGCGGCGGCCGGGTAGGACAGGTAGCTCATTTTCAGGGCGGCGGCGCTCAGGATGACGAACAAGCCGCCGGCGGCAAAGAGGGTGCCGATCGCGAGGCCGTAGACCGGCGCCTTGCGGAAATCGGCAAGGCCGCTGGCCAGTGCATCGATCACATCGTCGGCGGTGATCTTGTTGACGAGCGGCATCGGCCGGAGCTTATCTTTCGCGGCGTTTCCTGATGCCCCGGCGGCTGGCGCGGTGTCTGTCCCGTGCTCGACCGGGGTCGTCGTATTCTCGTTCATGTGCCAGCTTCCTCCCAAAGCCGATTAAAAGAAGACTGCCCTCCTACAGACAGCCGATTTTAGGCACGGAAGGCGGCATCGCTCAATGAGGAGAAAGGCTTACGTCGCACCGGCCCGCCGATCGGGCCGGAGCATTCCATTTCGAAAGACTGGGCAGGTCCGAACAGGCGGGATCCGACAAGGCCGGCCCGCCGGTTCGGGGTATCTCGCGGTTATGCCGGCGGTTTGCCCGTTTCCGCGGCCGAGGCGGCAGCAGCGGCGGACGCGAGCGCCTCCTTCTGTTTGTCGTCGAGATTGGCGTTTTCCGGAAGCTGAACCCGGACCTCCTTGCGGGCGAACTGGATATCGTTTTCTTCAAACGCCTTTTGCACGCGCTTGTAGATTTCCTTTCGCACGCCAAACTGTTTGCCGGGCTTGGTGGTGAACTTGCCGCGCACGACGATGCCGACATCGTCCACGTCGGCGACGCCCTGTCCCTTGAAGGGGGCCAGCAGGTCGTCCTTGAACTCTTCCATCTCCATGATTTCCTGGCCGATCTTCTTGAAGAGCTTGCGCACCTTTTCGACATCCGTATCGAACGGCACCGTGAATTTCAGCTTCATGATCACCCAGTCGCGCGAAAGGTTGGTCAGTTTCGGGATCTGGCCATAGGGAACAATGTGGACCGCGCCTTTCGTTCCGCGCAGCTGGAGCGAGCGGATCGAGATCTTCTCGATGGTGCCCTGGGTGCCGCCCGTATCGATGAATTCGCCGAGCCGGAAGGCATCGTCCATCAGGAAGAACACGCCTGAAACCACGTCCTGCACCAGCGTCTGCGCCCCGAAGCCGATGGCCAGGCCGATCACGCCCGCACCGGCCAGGAGCGGCGTGATGTTGATCCCGAGCTGACTGAGCGCGAGAAGAGCGGTGAGGGTGATGATGGTGATCTGGAGAACCACCCGCATCAGCGGCAGGATCGTGGCAAGCCGCGATTTGCCCGCACCACCCATTTCCGCGTCGTCGTCCTGGGAGTCCGCGGGCGGCGAATCCTTTGCCAACTGATGGGCGACCCAGAGGTTGGTGATCTCCCAGGCGAGATACCCGGCTGCCAGTATCAGGAGGAAAATGACGCTGTTGCGGGCAACGGCAGAGCCGTCATCGCCGCCGAGCGCAAGCAGGTTGAGGCCGTATATCCGGCCAACGACCAGAACGAGAAACGCCAGGAGCGCGACACGGGCGATCCGGACATAGCTGTGCCGGGTCTGCATGTGGGCCGCCTCGGCAACCGGGCCCTCTCCCTGCATGGGCGGCACGATATGGGAAACGATGCCGCGCACCATCGTGTCGAGGAACGGCGCAAAGACGACGAGCGCGATCACGGCGAGCGAGCGGCCCGCGGTCAATGCGTCGACACCCATGCTCGCGGTGAACTGCACCAGCAGCCAGTTGAAGGCAATGAAGGCCATGGAGAAATAGGGCCAGAACCGCGCCATCCGCTCCAGGCCCGAGGTCGGATCGTCCTCTTCGCCCAGGATAATACTGGTCAGTCCGTGGCGGGCTTTCCAGATCACCGCGATGATCCAGGCATTGACACCGAAGCCGACGAAGAAGCGGAAGGTGCCGCCAGCATCCGTTCCGGCGCCTTCCATCAGGTTTCGCAGGAAGAAGGCGACGCCGACCACGGCAAACAGGGTGGTGAAGCTGTGGTAGAGCGACTTCGCCGTCGGATCGTCGGCCGTGACGAGACGCAACTCGCTCCTGTTGGGAGCCAGGGCGAAGCGCAATAGCGCGGCGATCAGCCTCGGCATGAACACGATCCAGAAGACCGCGCCGAGGGCATAGGAGCGGGTGACGGGATCGAAAACCGCGACCCGCGCGACAATCAGCGCGACAACGGCGAAGACGATCAGGCCGCCGAGATCAAAACCGGCGCGCGTGGACACCAGCTTGACGGTTTCAAAGAGACTTTCCGGAGACTTGCTCTGGATCGTGTCACGCCGGCTGGCCACCAGGCGGTTGACCAGGAACTCGGCGGCAAAGCCAGCGGCAAGAATGATGGCGATGGCGCCGATCAGAAAGTGTATCGGACCCGCGATCGATCCGGAAAACAGCGCTCCGATGGCCGAAAACAGACCGGTGAACAGATCGGGAAGGTTCTGGAAATGCCCGACCACCATGCCGCCGAAATTTCCCGCAGCCGTTTGCAGTTGCGCGATCAGCCCGGGGCCTTCGGGCACAGCGTCCGCAGCTTCGCCCGCTGCGGCGCTTTGCTGCAGCAGCGTCATCAGGTCCGTGAGCGCCTCGACCTGTTCCGGATCAAGGTCCGACACCAGTTTTTCCATGGCTTCGGGCTGCAGCGGTGGCGGCAGCTCGGACGATGCGTCCTGAGCCATTCCCGTTGACACTGTCAAAACGGCTATCGAAAAAAAGAAACCTAAAGTGCAGGCGGATATGAATTTTTGTATAGCACCGGTCATGATGGGGCCCCCCGACGGTGTTGTTTTTGAATCACATTAAACTAGGGTACGGACTCATAAATAAAGTCAATTTGGTTTGGATCGTTTTGACCAACTGCGAGGAGCGAAAGTGTAGGAAATGTGGTTCATTTTCAAGCCTTTCGCGACGTGGCAGATGGCCAAAACGGCCAAATCCGAAGGACGGCAAAATGGCTTCGCCTCGCAGCGTCACCGCGTTTGACCGGGCATAAAGCCCGCTCTGCGCACGCTTTCTCGCGAGTTTTTGCCATTTCTGCCGCCAAATTGACTTCATATATGGGTCCGTACCCTAGACATGCTTGCCGTGCATAATCCATAAAAATTCCGCCGCGTAAATTCCAGCATGTGGACACTTTTCGTGATCTTGCGGCGATACCTGCCGACTTTTGCGGAGGGTTGACGGGACGACGGTGCTTGATCCGAGGCGCTTATGCGTCTACCTCCGTGTCCAAGACTAATTTATGCGAGCCGGATTGAATGAACACACCCCCTCAGAGCGCGAATATCGCACCCGGTCCGGTATGGGCCCTCCTGAGCCCTTTTGGCCGGATTGGCAGGGAGCCTTACTGGCTCTGCTTTGCGCTCGTCTGGGTCATCATCGGTATCGCAATTCGCATCTGGTTCTTGTCTATCCCGGGTATTCCGAACCCGGAAGACGTGACGCCTAGCGCTTTTGCCGGTTCAAATCCGTTGTTCCCGCTTCTGTTTTTCGTGCTGCAATGGTTCGAACTCGCCATCGTGATCAAGCGGTTTCAGGACATCGGTCAGAGCGGTTTCTGGGCTCTGCTCATTTTCCTGCCGGGTGTCAATCTCATCGTTGTCCTGGTTCTCGGCTTCATGCCCAGCCAGATGCAGGCGAACAAGAACGGCCCGCTGCCCAACAGCTATTGGCGCAAAAGCTGACTTGATCCAATTTCCATCATAATTCTGTCGTGAGATCCCGCCCGTTATGCCGTCAAATGCCGTCTCCATCGCCCAGGACCTTATTCGCTGCCCGTCCGTAACCCCTGCGGAAGGGGGAGCGCTGGCCCGGCTCGAAGAGGTACTTGAAGACGCGGGCTTTTCCGTCTCCAGGGTTGTGTTCAATGACGAGGACACACCCGACGTCGAAAACCTGTTCGCGACGATCGGATCGGGACGTCCGCACTTCGTCTTTGCAGGGCATACGGATGTCGTACCGGCAGGCGCCGAGGACGACTGGACCCACGGGCCGTTCAGCGCAGATATCTCCAACGGCATCCTTTATGGCCGCGGCGCAGTCGACATGAAAGGGGCGGTTGCCGCCTTCGCCGCCGCGGCCCTGGAGTTCCTGGGCGAGGCCGGTCCGGATTTCGGCGGCGCGATTTCCTTTCTCATAACGGGCGACGAGGAGGGGCCTGCCGTGAACGGGACGGTCAAGCTGCTCGAGTGGGCCGAAGAGCAGGGCCACGCCTTCGACGCCTGCATCGTCGGGGAGCCGACAAATCCGGAAAGTCTCGGAGACGCCATCAAGGTGGGCCGCAGAGGATCGCTGTCCGGCACCATCACCGTGTCCGGCACACAGGGACACGCCGCCTATCCGCATCTCGCGAACAATCCCATTCCCGGGCTCGTCCGGCTTCTGACAGCGCTCGAAGCCCTGGAACTCGACAAGGGCAACGCACGGTTCCAGCCCTCCAATCTGGAGATCGTTACGGTCGACGTCGGCAATCCGGCCTTCAATGTCATCCCGGCGCATGCCGAGGCCCGGTTCAACATTCGCTACAACGACGCATGGTCGCTTGAAAGTCTCAAGGCAAAGATCCGGGACACTCTTGCCGCAGTTGCACTTGGCGACCTGAAGCTCGAGCTGGAATTCAAGCGAGACGCCAGCGAATCGTTCCTGACGAAGGACGACGCTCTGATCGAGACGCTGGGCGCGGCCGTTGAGACGGAAACCGGGCGAAGGCCCCAATTGTCCACCGGTGGCGGCACCTCGGACGCCCGGTTCATCAAGAACTATTGCCCCGTTGTCGAGTTCGGGCTGGTCGGTCAGACCATGCACAAGGTTGATGAGTGCGTGAGCCTGGAGGATCTTGACCGCCTGACCGCAATCTATAAACGATTTCTCATCAGGTACTTTTCAAAGGAACCGGGAGCGGCTCGACCTTGATCAGCACGAACGAAATCCGCGCGGCTCTCGACGGGTCCTGGCTGTTGTTGCGCAACCGGCCCGAAGGTCAGGCGTATTTCGATCAATCGCTCCAGGGCTTCTGGCGCTCGTTTCAGGTCATTTTCTTGCTGATCCCGCTTTTTCTTCTGAGCGGTCTGTTCGAAAAGCAGCTCTATATCGCGGAAAACATGTTCCATCCGGAGGGGTTCCCCGACGGCGCTTTCTGGACGGCACAGTTTTTCGGGCATGGCGTCAACTGGCTCGCCTTGCCGGTCATCCTGGCGGTGATCGCCGCCCCCATCGGCATTTCCCAGCGCTATGTCCCGTTTATCGTGGTCCGCAACTGGACAAGCCTGTTGACCGCCGTTCCCTACATGATCACCTACATCCTGTTCCTGCTCGGCATCATATCGCCCGGGATTGCGGTCCTGCTGTCGCTGACAAGTCTGGGTGTGATCCTCTGGTACCATTTCCTGATTGCCAGGATTGTGCTTCAGGCCTCGATCAGCCTGGCAATCGGGGTCGTGGTTCTCGATATCCTTCTGTCGCTCGTGATCGGACAGGTGGTGGGTATTCTCTGGCGGGCATGAAAAACCCCACCCTGTGGGGCGGGGTTCCGGATCCCGGCGGCGTGGCGACGCTCAGTCGCGCAACAGCTCGTTGATGGCCGTCTTCGACCGGGTCTGTTCGTCGACCGTTTTCACGATGACGGCGCAATAGAGGTTGGGGGCCGCTTCGCCGTTGCCCATGAGGCTGGCGGTCGGCATCGAACCGGCTACGACCACGGAGTAGGGCGGCACTTCGCCGTAGCTGATCTCGCCGGTCATGCGATTCACGATCCGCGTCGACTTGCCGATATAGACACCCATGCCGAGGACGGAACCCTCGCGCACGATACAGCCTTCGACAACCTCCGAGCGGGCACCGATGAAGCAGTTGTCCTCGATGATCACCGGACCGGCCTGCAGGGGCTCCAGAACTCCGCCGATGCCGACGCCGCCGGACAGGTGAACATTCTTGCCGATCTGCGCGCAGGAGCCGACCGTTGCCCAGGTGTCGACCATGCTCCCCTCGTCGACATAGGCGCCGAGGTTCACGAAGGACGGCATCAGGACGACACCCTTGCCGATGAAGGCGGAACGGCGCACCGTGCAGTTCGGCACGGCGCGGAAACCGGCCTGTTCAAATTCCAGCCCGCTCCAGCTGTCGAACTTGGAGGGAACCTTGTCCCACCAGACAGCTTCGCCCGGACCGCCCTTGATGACTTCCATCGCGTTGAGCCGGAACGACAGCAGAACCGCCTTTTTGGCCCACTGGTTGACGATCCAGTCACCGTCCTTCTTTTCCGCAACGCGCAGCTGGCCGTGGTCGAGCAGGGTCAGTGTCGTCTCGACGGCATCGCGGACGTCACCCGTGGTCGAGGTATCGATGGAAGCGCGGTCTTCGAATGCCGCGTCGATAATCTGGGACAGGGCGGCAAGGTCGTGGGTCATCTGGATGAGATCTCCGGGCGTTTATGAATGCGTGCGCGGACCTAAGCCGCCGGACCGTGGCCTGTCAAGCATTGCCGGGATACCAAGTGTTCCGAAGGCGACATTGCGACTCCGCGCACGCGTGTCGCCTGGGCAAACAATAGACGAGGTGCGGGTGCATCTGACTGCCGTTACTCTGAGCCGTGACGTCATCCCGAGGAAGCGCGTCAGCGCTGTCTCGAAGGATACGCCGCGCGTCCAGGTCCTGCCGCCAATCCTTCGAGACGGACCTGCAGGTCCTCCTCAGGATGAGGTTTTGCGGATGTGAGGCGGAGACGTCTGTGGCACAGTCTTTCGTTGTCATCCCTGCGAAGGCAGGGATCCAGTAAACTCTAGCCTGACCGTCTTTACCACTGGCCAACCGCACGGACTACTGGTTCCCGGCCTTGCCGCTTGCGCGGCAAACCGGGACGACAAGGTGTGTATGGCCCGACCCGCGAGACAGGTTTTCCGCCTCTCTCGAGACGCGACTTTCTCGCGCTCACTTGATCCTGCTTTCCGTCGTCATCCCGGCCAAGCGCAGCGCGAGCCGGGGTCGGGGAGCCGAAAGTCTGGTGGTGCGCGCGATGTCTGTCCCGGCACACCTGGGCTCCCCGGCCCCGGGTCTCACGCTGTTCGCCCGGGGTGACGATCGAGGAGAGGGAGGTGAACTGAAATCTGCTCTCATCCCGGACTTGATCCGGGATCCAATCCACGGTGCCGCAAATCGATGGAGGGCGTGTTGGCATAAGGCCCGAACCACGCGCACTACGATCAAGGCTCTGGAAACGAGTGGGCCCCGGATATCGCTTCGCTCGTCCGGGGTGACATTGGGGAGAGGGGACTGGCAACACAAGCATGGTTGCTTCGGGATAGGGCTTTGCGCCTTCTCTTGATGCGTGTCTGCCTTCCGTCGTCATCCCGGCCAAGCGCAGCGCAGAGCCGGGATCGGGTAGCCACGAGGCGGGCCGGTTGTCCTCGGTCTCCCGGTGGAACCTGTCCCTTTCGCGTTTTGTATCTATTGAGAAAAAATAACGTGATCCTTTCCGTTTGCGCTAGTTTCCAGTGAAACCGGACAGCATAAGGTGATCTGACATCAACTGAAGCGAGCGCACTGACGTGGAACTCTGGATTCCCATCACGATATTTGCAGCCTTCTGCCAGAACCTGCGGACGGCGATGCAAAAGCATCTGAAGGGCAGGCTGGGCAACACCGGCGCGACATTCGTCCGTTTCGGCTACGGTGCTCCCTTCGCCCTGGTCTATGCCGCGATCCTGCATTTTGTCTTCGCCAGTCCGCTGCCGGAACCGACAGCGACACTTTTCATCGCCGGCGCACTCGGGGGCCTTGCGCAGATCGGCGCCACTTTCCTGCTGATCTATCTGTTCTCTTTCCGGAATTTCGCGGTCGGTACAGCCTATTCGAAAACCGAGCCGATCCAGGCGGCTTTGTTCGGGCTTGTGGTTCTGGGCGAACGTGTCACCTGGGCCGCCGCCCTTTGCATCATGATCGGTATCGCCGGTGTCATTGTCATATCGCTTGCGCGCGTACCGCTGACCGTATCGGCCGTTCGCTCATCGCTTTTCGGCCGGCCCGCCCTGATCGGGCTGACCTCGGCTGCCCTGTTCGGGGCATCCGCCGTTGCCTATCGCACCGCGTCCCTGTCACTGGAGGGGACGACCGTCGCGATGCAGGCGGCGACGGCCCTTGTCTATGCGACCCTGTTCCAGACCCTCGCGATGACCATCTGGATGAGCATGCGGGAACCGGAAGAACTGCGCGCCAGCCTGAAAGCCTGGCGCACCGCGATCTGGGTCGGCGCCTCGGGTGTCGCCGGCTCCATCGGCTGGTTCACGGCCATGACCTTGCAGAACGTCGCCTATGTCCGCGCCCTTGCCCAGATCGAGCTGGTCTTTACCTTCCTGGCGTCCTGGCTGGTATTCAAGGAGGTGATCGCGCGCTCGGAAATATTCGGCTGCCTTCTGATTGTGTCTGCTGTGGTCGGCATCATTCTGGCAGGCTGACGCCGCGCCGGACGGATCCGGAGAACAACCTCATTGGAAAGCACACCTAGGTCACCTCCAGAACGATCTTGCCGATGTGCCCCTTTTTTCCGAATGCTTCCTGCGCAGCGGCGATGTCGCGCAAGGGATAGGTCTCGGCAACAAGCGGCTTGATCTCCCCGGCCTCGATCCGCTTGACCAGGTTGCCGAAGACCTGGGGTTCCAGAACCGTGCAGCCGAAGAAGCTGAGATCCTTCAGGTAAAGCGTGCGTACATCGAGTTCCACCATGGGACCGCCGATAGCGCCGGACACGGCGTACCGCCCGCGCGGCTTCAGGATCTCGAGCAGGGAGGGCCACTTTTCGCCGGCCACAAGATCGATCACCACATCGACGGAACTGATCCCGAGTTCACCGGCATAGTCCGCGTCCCTGGTGAGTGTCCGGTCGGCGCCAAGCTCGAGCAAGGCATCGGATTTCGACGGGCTCGTCACCGCGATGACCCTGGCGCCCCTGGCCCTGGCCAACTGGATCGCCGCCGAGCCGACACCGCCGGAAGCGCCGGTGACGAACACCGTGTCGCCCGCCTTGACGCCCGTGCGCTCGAGCATGTTCTCGGCCGTTGAGTAGGAACAGGGAAACGAAGCCAGCTCGGCGTCCGTCAGATCGCACGTGACCGCATGGGCGTGGCACGAGGCCACCTTGGTGAACTCGGCAAAGCCGCCATTGCATTCCGACCCGAAATACCAGGGCGAGGCGAGAGATGCGCCATCGGCTTCCACCAGGCAGGGCTCGATCAGGACACGTTCGCCGATCCGTCCCGGGTCGACTCCCTCACCGACGGCAACGATCGTGCCGCACACATCCGCTCCCTGAACCAGCGGCAACTTCAACGCAGTGCCACCCCAGGAGGCATCCTCGGCGTCATTGTCTCCCTTGGAATACCAGCCGATGCGTGTGTTGACGTCGGTGTTGTTGACACCGGCTGCAAGCACGCGAACGAGAACGTCTCCGGGAGACGGGCGCGGCGTGTCTAGATCTTCCCGCCACTGCAGCATCTCGGGACCGCCATGCCCGATCAGGACGACACCGTGCATTTTTTCGGATACCGA
This region of uncultured Roseibium sp. genomic DNA includes:
- the truA gene encoding tRNA pseudouridine(38-40) synthase TruA — protein: MPRYKLTVEYDGRPFCGWQRQANGPSVQAVIERALKAFSGEKVTIGGAGRTDTGVHATGQVCHADLARTWPVRTIMGAMNFHCQPDPVVILDCEEMHEGFDARFSAIRRSYRYRIHNRVPPLTHHLGLAWHVKPDLEADAMNEAAQEFVGHHDFTTFRHARCQAKSPEKTLEDFRVFRDGEFVIAECSSRSFLHNQVRSMVGSLRLVGEGKWGPGDITKALQARDRKACGPVAPADGLYLTRVDYRPAETDIELLREWQDKKAADIEAD
- a CDS encoding DMT family transporter, giving the protein MELWIPITIFAAFCQNLRTAMQKHLKGRLGNTGATFVRFGYGAPFALVYAAILHFVFASPLPEPTATLFIAGALGGLAQIGATFLLIYLFSFRNFAVGTAYSKTEPIQAALFGLVVLGERVTWAAALCIMIGIAGVIVISLARVPLTVSAVRSSLFGRPALIGLTSAALFGASAVAYRTASLSLEGTTVAMQAATALVYATLFQTLAMTIWMSMREPEELRASLKAWRTAIWVGASGVAGSIGWFTAMTLQNVAYVRALAQIELVFTFLASWLVFKEVIARSEIFGCLLIVSAVVGIILAG
- a CDS encoding DUF805 domain-containing protein, which gives rise to MNTPPQSANIAPGPVWALLSPFGRIGREPYWLCFALVWVIIGIAIRIWFLSIPGIPNPEDVTPSAFAGSNPLFPLLFFVLQWFELAIVIKRFQDIGQSGFWALLIFLPGVNLIVVLVLGFMPSQMQANKNGPLPNSYWRKS
- a CDS encoding DUF2189 domain-containing protein encodes the protein MPLVNKITADDVIDALASGLADFRKAPVYGLAIGTLFAAGGLFVILSAAALKMSYLSYPAAAGFVLIGPFAAVGLYEVSRRLSTGEELSWSAILGTMWAQKSRELSWMAFVVLFIQIMWMYQVRLLLALFLGFKSFATFDEFLTEVITTPEGLMFLAVGHVVGAILSLILFSLTVISFPLLLEEDRDFITAMITSVRAVVTSPIPMIGWALVVTALLIVSMVPAFLGLIVVLPVLGHTTWHLYKKCVVIPEESSQDAVN
- a CDS encoding mechanosensitive ion channel domain-containing protein, which produces MAQDASSELPPPLQPEAMEKLVSDLDPEQVEALTDLMTLLQQSAAAGEAADAVPEGPGLIAQLQTAAGNFGGMVVGHFQNLPDLFTGLFSAIGALFSGSIAGPIHFLIGAIAIILAAGFAAEFLVNRLVASRRDTIQSKSPESLFETVKLVSTRAGFDLGGLIVFAVVALIVARVAVFDPVTRSYALGAVFWIVFMPRLIAALLRFALAPNRSELRLVTADDPTAKSLYHSFTTLFAVVGVAFFLRNLMEGAGTDAGGTFRFFVGFGVNAWIIAVIWKARHGLTSIILGEEDDPTSGLERMARFWPYFSMAFIAFNWLLVQFTASMGVDALTAGRSLAVIALVVFAPFLDTMVRGIVSHIVPPMQGEGPVAEAAHMQTRHSYVRIARVALLAFLVLVVGRIYGLNLLALGGDDGSAVARNSVIFLLILAAGYLAWEITNLWVAHQLAKDSPPADSQDDDAEMGGAGKSRLATILPLMRVVLQITIITLTALLALSQLGINITPLLAGAGVIGLAIGFGAQTLVQDVVSGVFFLMDDAFRLGEFIDTGGTQGTIEKISIRSLQLRGTKGAVHIVPYGQIPKLTNLSRDWVIMKLKFTVPFDTDVEKVRKLFKKIGQEIMEMEEFKDDLLAPFKGQGVADVDDVGIVVRGKFTTKPGKQFGVRKEIYKRVQKAFEENDIQFARKEVRVQLPENANLDDKQKEALASAAAAASAAETGKPPA
- the dapD gene encoding 2,3,4,5-tetrahydropyridine-2,6-dicarboxylate N-succinyltransferase, with the protein product MTHDLAALSQIIDAAFEDRASIDTSTTGDVRDAVETTLTLLDHGQLRVAEKKDGDWIVNQWAKKAVLLSFRLNAMEVIKGGPGEAVWWDKVPSKFDSWSGLEFEQAGFRAVPNCTVRRSAFIGKGVVLMPSFVNLGAYVDEGSMVDTWATVGSCAQIGKNVHLSGGVGIGGVLEPLQAGPVIIEDNCFIGARSEVVEGCIVREGSVLGMGVYIGKSTRIVNRMTGEISYGEVPPYSVVVAGSMPTASLMGNGEAAPNLYCAVIVKTVDEQTRSKTAINELLRD
- a CDS encoding alcohol dehydrogenase family protein, which produces MSVSEKMHGVVLIGHGGPEMLQWREDLDTPRPSPGDVLVRVLAAGVNNTDVNTRIGWYSKGDNDAEDASWGGTALKLPLVQGADVCGTIVAVGEGVDPGRIGERVLIEPCLVEADGASLASPWYFGSECNGGFAEFTKVASCHAHAVTCDLTDAELASFPCSYSTAENMLERTGVKAGDTVFVTGASGGVGSAAIQLARARGARVIAVTSPSKSDALLELGADRTLTRDADYAGELGISSVDVVIDLVAGEKWPSLLEILKPRGRYAVSGAIGGPMVELDVRTLYLKDLSFFGCTVLEPQVFGNLVKRIEAGEIKPLVAETYPLRDIAAAQEAFGKKGHIGKIVLEVT
- the dapE gene encoding succinyl-diaminopimelate desuccinylase translates to MPSNAVSIAQDLIRCPSVTPAEGGALARLEEVLEDAGFSVSRVVFNDEDTPDVENLFATIGSGRPHFVFAGHTDVVPAGAEDDWTHGPFSADISNGILYGRGAVDMKGAVAAFAAAALEFLGEAGPDFGGAISFLITGDEEGPAVNGTVKLLEWAEEQGHAFDACIVGEPTNPESLGDAIKVGRRGSLSGTITVSGTQGHAAYPHLANNPIPGLVRLLTALEALELDKGNARFQPSNLEIVTVDVGNPAFNVIPAHAEARFNIRYNDAWSLESLKAKIRDTLAAVALGDLKLELEFKRDASESFLTKDDALIETLGAAVETETGRRPQLSTGGGTSDARFIKNYCPVVEFGLVGQTMHKVDECVSLEDLDRLTAIYKRFLIRYFSKEPGAARP